The following are from one region of the Sorghum bicolor cultivar BTx623 chromosome 2, Sorghum_bicolor_NCBIv3, whole genome shotgun sequence genome:
- the LOC8078984 gene encoding uncharacterized protein LOC8078984: MADAAAAQSRADAEADGHGPTSDSADDFEFCILSSGGIVPAGKGAGTDMCVADEVFCQGKLLPLRPSSAAAGDGASVATTLPRSESAASTVGLVSRSGSRSASSSGSSSGCVSRSQSSKSASSDQGAAIVPPRRSLSSSVFYAHPSPSPQLRRSARPRRSTGSAAQPAAAWGLFRLGVVGVPDVYPPPSRSAADAKIAAAAARGGGSRSARFEQVATAVDRKLGLAALFGDGLGCKCSPDAIEPVRTLEAAKRGRKNDGAKSGGQRVARRSRILDWLEELSIVKEKK, from the coding sequence ATGGCAGACGCAGCAGCGGCACAGTCTCGCGCCGACGCCGAGGCCGACGGCCACGGCCCCACCTCGGACTCGGCCGACGACTTCGAGTTCTGCATCCTCTCGTCCGGTGGCATCGTCCCGGCCGGCAAGGGCGCGGGCACGGACATGTGCGTGGCCGACGAGGTCTTCTGCCAGGGCAAGCTGCTCCCGCTCCGCCCGTCCTCAGCCGCGGCCGGCGATGGCGCGAGCGTCGCCACCACGCTGCCGAGGTCGGAGTCGGCGGCTTCCACCGTGGGCCTCGTGTCGCGGTCGGGCAGCCGCAGCGCCAGctccagcggcagcagcagcgggTGCGTCAGCCGGAGCCAGTCGTCCAAGAGCGCCTCCTCCGACCAGGGCGCCGCCATCGTGCCGCCGCGGCGGTCGTTGTCGAGCAGCGTGTTCTACGCGCACCCGAGCCCGTCGCCGCAGCTGCGGCGCTCGGCGCGGCCGCGCCGCAGCACCGGGTCCGCCGCGCAGCCCGCCGCGGCGTGGGGCCTGTTCCGCCTCGGCGTCGTCGGCGTCCCGGACGTGTACCCACCACCGTCGCGCTCCGCAGCCGATGCAAagatcgccgccgccgcggcgagaGGCGGGGGCAGCAGGAGCGCGCGGTTCGAGCAGGTGGCCACCGCCGTTGACAGGAAGCTCGGATTAGCGGCGCTGTTCGGGGACGGCCTCGGATGCAAGTGCTCGCCCGACGCCATCGAGCCCGTGCGCACGCTGGAGGCGGCGAAGAGGGGCAGGAAGAACGACGGCGCCAAGAGCGGCGGCCAGCGCGTCGCCCGGCGTAGTAGGATCCTCGATTGGCTCGAAGAGCTCTCCATTGTCAAGGAAAAGAAGTAG
- the LOC8058384 gene encoding zinc finger protein 1: MAQDDYLSLCLAALVAACQQAGAEDDDAAPLRARAASSELPLALHYRCPICGKAFASYQALGGHKASHRKPAAAAYDGRAAPSSSSSQHRQKGAAEASSSSSGSGAGAGRHVCTVCHRYFATGQALGGHKRFHYLHGPSVPASLPPSTAGAGWLDLNSTPLAQDDVPFAGVRRRGEDEEVQRSLPLQAKKHRASNAA; the protein is encoded by the coding sequence ATGGCGCAAGACGACTACCTGTCCCTGTGCCTCGCGGCGCTGGTGGCCGCGTGCCAGCAAGCCGGCGCCGAAGACGACGACGCGGCACCGTTACGGGCGAGGGCGGCGTCGTCCGAGCTCCCGCTCGCGCTGCACTACCGCTGCCCGATCTGTGGCAAGGCGTTCGCGTCGTACCAAGCGCTCGGCGGACACAAGGCGAGCCACCGCAAGCCTGCAGCGGCGGCATACGATGGCAGGGCGGCGCCATCGTCGTCATCGTCCCAGCATCGTCAGAAGGGGGCCGCGgaagcgtcgtcgtcgtcgtccgggagcggcgccggcgccgggcgGCACGTCTGCACGGTGTGCCACAGGTACTTCGCCACCGGGCAGGCGCTCGGCGGGCACAAGAGGTTCCACTACCTCCACGGCCCGTCGGTGCCGGCGTCGCTGCCGCCCAGCACTGCGGGCGCGGGCTGGCTTGACCTCAACTCGACGCCCCTTGCGCAAGACGACGTTCCATTTGCCGGCGTCAGACGACGGGGCGAGGATGAGGAGGTTCAGAGATCCTTGCCTTTGCAAGCCAAGAAGCATCGGGCGTCAAATGCTGCGTGA